The region TCAGCACGTCGTCGAACTTGCTGCCGACGACGTTGCTGAAATTGACGAGCACATCGCTGCCCGCCGGTGCCGTCGGGGCGCCATTCACCGCCACCAGGCTCGCCGTCACACCCACGCTGGAACCGAGGTAATTGACCGAATTGCCCGTGCCGCCGCCATCGAGTACATTGCCGCCGGCCACGTCGACATAAAAGAAGTTATTGGTGTTGGCGCTGCCCGTCACCGTCAGGCCGGCGGCCGTGAGGCGTACATTTTCAACGTTGTCGGCCACCGTGTAATTGACGCTGGTATACACGGTATCGGTGCCGCCGTTGGCCAGCTCGACGATCACGTCGCCGCTGTGGTTGACGTAATACGTGTCGTCGCCGGCCAGGCCTTCGAGCACGTCGGCGCCCGTGGAGCCGTTGAGCACGTCCGCGTTCGGCGTGCCGGTGTAGCGCTGCGGGGCCGCCGCGATACTGTTCAGGTAAGCCTCGAGGGCGGACACACCGTCACCCGCAGCGGTGGAATTTTGCGATGCAGATTGTTGAGTCATGTTGCAGTTTCCTGTCGTTAAACGTCAAAACCATGATGGAATATGTCGGCGCAAGCTGACATGCAAGGCAAAAGTCCCGGCCGCCGCCACTTGCAGTCCAGCGTGCACCTTCAACGGTCCGGCACTTTCGGCGCATGGACGGCGCGCGGTTGAGCGTCGCCTCGCATGCACCCCCTACTGACGTTCGGACGCAAGAAACACTGTTATTTGTCATGCAAATGTCACACTGCACGCAGGTGGACGGGGGAATGGCAGGAGTGGCAGGAATGGCAATGCCGGGCCAGCCTGTGCGGCCGGACCGGGGCACGGTGGCGATGCGGGGGAGAAGGAAGCGGGCTACTTACTTGCCAGGCGCTGCGGCCTGCAAGGCGCGCAAGGTGGCCATGCGGGATGTAAATGCCGCGAGCGCCTCGTCCAGTGCCAGGCCGGGCCTGCTGGCCGCGAAATCGGCCCAGGCTGGCGCATGCCGCGCCGCCGCGTCGGTGCCGTTCTTGTCGTCAAGATAGGCGATGGCGGCCATCGCCTGCGCCTGATCAAAGTGCAGCTGCGGCTGGCGCAAATAATGTGCGAGATAGCGGTGCAGGTAGGCGCGGCTGTCCGGCGTGTCGAAAGCGGCCAGCGCCAGGCAGTAGGCGCTGCCCGCATAGCACACCTCGCTGGCCAGCAGCAGGCCGCCCAGCTGCGCCGTGAAGGCGGGCCGCTCCTTCAATGCGGCCAGGTAGGCGCCCGCCGTGCGGCTGCGCCAGTCGAACTGGCCCAGCAGGCGCGCAATGACGGCGTCATCGGCCTGCGCCAGCCGGCGCGCGCACGCCTGCGCCTGCGGCTGGTGCAAGCCCATGTACAGGGGCCGCACCCAGTCGTCGCGCAGCGCCGGCGTCAGCGGCGCCGGCGGCGGTAGCGGCATGCCAGAAGCATCGCCGAACGGATGCGCGTGGCGCACGGTGGCGCCCGCCACGTGACGCTGCAGGTCGGTCAGGCGCGGATCGTCGCTCAAGGCCAGGCTCCAAAAGTACGGTTCTGAAATTGTTCTACCAGGAAATCGATGAACACGCGCAGGCGCGGCGGCATGTGGCGGCTGGCGGGCCACAGCAGCCAGAAGCCCGTTTGCTGCTGCGTGTGCTCATTGAGCAGGCTGATCAACTGCCCCGCCGCCAGTTCGCGCTGCACGGCAAACGCGGGCAGGTAGGCGATGCCCTGTCCCTGCACGGCCAGGTGGACGCGCATTTCCACGCTGTTGCAGACCATGCCCGGCGCCGGCGCCGTGCCTTCCATCGTCAACGGCCACTGTTCCAGCCTCACCGTGGCGGGAAAGCGGTAGTGCAGGCGCTGGTGCTGCGCCAGATCGGCCGGATGGCCAGGCTGGCCATGGCGCGCCAGGTAGGCGGGCGAGGCCACGAGCAGGCGGCGAAACGTGCACAGTTTGCGCCGCGTCAAACCCGAATCGTCGAGCTCGCCCGTGCGCACGGCGGCGTCAAAGCCGTCGCTGACGATGTTGACGAGCGCATCGGAAAAATCGAGGTCGAGTTCGATGGCGGGATAGGCCAGCATGAAGGCGGCGATGACGGGCTCGAACAAGCCGCTGTAGCGCGGCAGGCTGATGCGCAGGCGTCCGCTCGGCGCGCCGGTGGATTCGCCCAGTTCGCGCTCGGCCGCTGCCACCTCGGCCAGGATGCGCTTGCAGCGGGCGAGGAATTTTTCGCCCTCGTCCGTCAGCGCCAGGTGGCGCGTGCTGCGCTGGAACAGGCGCGCGCCGAGCCGCGCCTCCATGCGCGCCACGCTCTTGCCGACGGCCGATGACGACAGGCCCAGCAATCGGCCCGTGGCCGAGAAACTGCCGCTGTCGGCCACCTGCACGAACATGGCGATGCCGCCCAGACTATCCATATCACGCCTTATTGAAGACAAATTTGTCCGATATGTTCGTCAGTTTAGCCTGTTTTTCTTTAATCGGCGGCACGCCATACTCGTCCCTCCTTATTTTCGAGTTGCTGTCCATGCCCTCTTCTTCCAAGCTGATGCTGACCCTGCAAGTCCTGGCCGCCTGCCTGACGGGCTTGCTCATCCCCCTGTGTTTCACGGGCCCGGCCGTCGTGCTGCCCGCGCTCAGCGCCGAATTGCACGGCAGCGCCTCGGCCCTGAACTGGGTCATCAACGCGTATATCCTCAGTTATGGCAGCGCCATGATGGTAGCCGGCAGCCTGACGGACGTGCTGGGGCGCCGGCGCGTATGGCTCAGCGGACTGGCGCTGTTCTGCGTGGCGACCCTGGCCATCGCCTGGGCGCCCACGGTGGCGTGGATCGCCGTGCTGCGCGGCGTGCAGGGACTCGGCGGCGCGGCCGCGTTTGCCGCCGCCATGTCCTCGCTGGCGCCCCTGTTCCGCGGTGCCGCGCGCAACCGCGTGATGAGCTTGCTGGGCACGACTTTCGGCCTGGGCCTCGCGTTCGGCCCGCTGGCGGCCGGCGCCATGCTGGAGCTGGCCCGCTGGCCCGCCATCTTTTACGCGACGGCCTTGCTGGGCGCCATCGGCGCGCTGCTGGTGGCGGCCAGCGTGCCGGCCGATGCGCCGCAGGCCGGTGGCCGCCTGGACTGGCCAGGCGCCATCAGTTTCAGCGCCGCGCTGGCCTTGCTGACGGTGGGCACGCTGCTGGCGCCCGAACATGGCTGGCGCAGCGCGGCCGTGCTGCTGCCGCTGGCCCTGGCCGCGCTGCTGTTCTGGAGCTTCATCGTGATCGAAGGCAAGGCGCGGCAAGCGATGCTGGACTTGCGGCTGTTCCGCCAGCGCCGCTTTGTCGGCGTGCAAGTGCTGGCCGCCTCGCCCGCCTTTTTGTTCATCGTGCTCATCGTCATGCTGCCGGGGCGTTTCATCGGCATCGATGGCGTCTCGGCGCTGGCGGCGGGCCGCCTGATGATCGCGCTGGCCGCGCCGCTGCTGGTCGTGCCCGTGCTGGCGGCGCTGCTGTTGCGCTGGTTCAAGGCCGGTACCCTGTGCGCGGCAGGACTGCTGCTGGTGGCCGTCGCGCTGGCCTGGCTGGCGCAGGTGCTGGGCACCGGCAGCGGCGCGGCGCTGGCCTGGCCATTGCTGCTGGTCGGCATCGGCATCGGCTTGCCGTGGGGCTTGATGGATGGCATGGCCCTGAGCGCGGTGGAAACGCAGCGGGCCGGCATGGCGACCGGCATCTTCAACACGGTGCGCATCAGCGCCGACGGCGTGGCGCTGGCCGTGGCCGGCGCCGTGCTGGCCGGCCTGATCGGGGCGGCACTGGCACGCCAGTTGCCGGCCGGGCTGCCCTTGCTGGCGGCCGCCAGCCGCGCCGCGCTGGGCGACCTGCAGCAGGCGGCGCAAC is a window of Janthinobacterium sp. 1_2014MBL_MicDiv DNA encoding:
- a CDS encoding DUF6000 family protein; translated protein: MSDDPRLTDLQRHVAGATVRHAHPFGDASGMPLPPPAPLTPALRDDWVRPLYMGLHQPQAQACARRLAQADDAVIARLLGQFDWRSRTAGAYLAALKERPAFTAQLGGLLLASEVCYAGSAYCLALAAFDTPDSRAYLHRYLAHYLRQPQLHFDQAQAMAAIAYLDDKNGTDAAARHAPAWADFAASRPGLALDEALAAFTSRMATLRALQAAAPGK
- a CDS encoding LysR family transcriptional regulator: MDSLGGIAMFVQVADSGSFSATGRLLGLSSSAVGKSVARMEARLGARLFQRSTRHLALTDEGEKFLARCKRILAEVAAAERELGESTGAPSGRLRISLPRYSGLFEPVIAAFMLAYPAIELDLDFSDALVNIVSDGFDAAVRTGELDDSGLTRRKLCTFRRLLVASPAYLARHGQPGHPADLAQHQRLHYRFPATVRLEQWPLTMEGTAPAPGMVCNSVEMRVHLAVQGQGIAYLPAFAVQRELAAGQLISLLNEHTQQQTGFWLLWPASRHMPPRLRVFIDFLVEQFQNRTFGAWP
- a CDS encoding MFS transporter; this translates as MPSSSKLMLTLQVLAACLTGLLIPLCFTGPAVVLPALSAELHGSASALNWVINAYILSYGSAMMVAGSLTDVLGRRRVWLSGLALFCVATLAIAWAPTVAWIAVLRGVQGLGGAAAFAAAMSSLAPLFRGAARNRVMSLLGTTFGLGLAFGPLAAGAMLELARWPAIFYATALLGAIGALLVAASVPADAPQAGGRLDWPGAISFSAALALLTVGTLLAPEHGWRSAAVLLPLALAALLFWSFIVIEGKARQAMLDLRLFRQRRFVGVQVLAASPAFLFIVLIVMLPGRFIGIDGVSALAAGRLMIALAAPLLVVPVLAALLLRWFKAGTLCAAGLLLVAVALAWLAQVLGTGSGAALAWPLLLVGIGIGLPWGLMDGMALSAVETQRAGMATGIFNTVRISADGVALAVAGAVLAGLIGAALARQLPAGLPLLAAASRAALGDLQQAAQLLPGHQALLRASYDDAFRHLLRLLAGLAVALAALLLYLFRKEAAQASRP